From the Solibacillus sp. FSL R5-0449 genome, one window contains:
- a CDS encoding methyl-accepting chemotaxis protein, with amino-acid sequence MKRMDKLGSRIILMIGIIFAVILVLTVVMLQFNSARSVQSSVKERTIEVASNIVNYVDVQKYEQLIENPEENATYWELREQLNELREYNGVMYAYTYFVPEENGDVTFLVDGMPSDDTENAGKLGEVSGSTKYEHIEHVIEDGRFATDILSSDFGEYITGIVPIKNDAGETIAYLGVDINASYVSALTKDVAKEIVPIIALIFIVIFVAALIGIYSYIRRALAPLETLNKAAENLASGDIVESQSMLEKLNFKTNNEITAFAKNFQSSLVELSATFQVLKERTNGLGEVVNLIETSTERVNTSNEKMVENITTISHSGSLQQVSNNEVNAAMNEMAIGIQKLADTFNEIAEISSDMTSLVEDGAQSSGKVVDQIHGVEKSVENTAKLVKEMGENFHSIKEMVTVITNISDQTNLLALNAAIEAARAGEAGKGFAVVADEVKKLAEMSRTSADEISGHLQKFSHITDRLLVEIDMTTTDVKEGTMAVGEIGQRLDQILNSVLNVNNRIQDDSAVVEQMSAGAEQILASTEEMSRLVNDTSDYAKHLALASDEQTLVVDDLTKAVEELDNHSQQVVLEMNKFKI; translated from the coding sequence ATGAAAAGAATGGACAAATTAGGAAGTAGAATCATCTTGATGATCGGCATTATTTTCGCGGTTATTTTAGTATTAACCGTTGTTATGCTTCAATTTAATTCCGCGCGCTCAGTACAGTCATCAGTGAAAGAACGTACGATTGAAGTAGCTAGTAATATAGTAAATTACGTAGATGTGCAAAAGTATGAGCAACTTATTGAAAACCCGGAAGAAAATGCAACATATTGGGAATTACGTGAACAGTTAAACGAATTACGCGAATATAATGGTGTCATGTATGCCTATACCTATTTTGTACCAGAAGAAAATGGGGACGTTACCTTTTTAGTTGATGGCATGCCTTCAGATGATACTGAAAATGCCGGGAAACTGGGTGAAGTTTCAGGTTCAACAAAGTACGAGCATATCGAGCACGTTATCGAAGACGGCCGCTTTGCAACAGATATTTTAAGCAGTGATTTTGGTGAATATATTACCGGTATTGTTCCGATTAAAAATGATGCAGGGGAAACAATTGCCTATTTAGGTGTTGATATCAATGCATCATATGTCTCGGCTCTGACAAAGGATGTGGCAAAGGAGATTGTGCCAATTATTGCGCTGATTTTCATTGTTATATTTGTAGCAGCTTTAATCGGTATTTACAGTTATATCCGTCGGGCGTTAGCTCCATTAGAAACATTGAATAAAGCAGCAGAAAATCTAGCTTCAGGTGATATTGTTGAATCACAGTCTATGTTGGAAAAGCTGAATTTTAAAACGAATAATGAAATTACAGCGTTCGCTAAAAATTTCCAAAGCTCGCTTGTCGAGTTATCAGCTACATTCCAAGTATTGAAGGAACGTACAAATGGGCTGGGAGAAGTGGTTAATTTAATTGAAACATCAACAGAACGTGTGAACACATCAAATGAAAAAATGGTGGAAAATATTACTACAATTTCACATAGTGGGTCATTACAGCAAGTAAGCAATAATGAAGTAAATGCGGCGATGAATGAAATGGCAATCGGTATTCAGAAACTGGCCGATACATTTAATGAAATTGCGGAAATCTCTTCTGATATGACAAGCCTTGTTGAAGATGGCGCACAAAGTTCAGGTAAGGTAGTTGACCAGATCCACGGGGTAGAAAAATCAGTGGAAAACACTGCTAAGCTCGTGAAAGAGATGGGAGAAAACTTCCACTCAATTAAAGAAATGGTAACAGTCATCACGAATATTTCGGATCAGACGAATTTACTTGCGCTCAATGCAGCAATTGAAGCAGCACGTGCCGGGGAAGCCGGAAAAGGATTTGCGGTTGTGGCGGATGAAGTGAAGAAACTGGCTGAAATGTCCCGTACATCAGCGGATGAAATTTCCGGTCATCTTCAAAAATTTTCGCATATTACGGATCGTTTACTAGTTGAGATTGATATGACAACAACAGATGTTAAAGAAGGAACGATGGCAGTAGGTGAAATCGGTCAGCGCTTAGATCAGATTTTAAACTCTGTACTAAATGTCAACAATCGCATTCAGGACGATTCAGCAGTTGTTGAGCAGATGTCAGCAGGTGCAGAGCAGATTTTAGCTTCGACTGAGGAAATGAGCCGGTTAGTAAACGATACTTCCGACTATGCAAAACATTTGGCACTTGCTTCAGATGAACAAACACTCGTAGTCGATGATTTAACAAAAGCTGTTGAAGAATTGGATAACCATTCACAACAAGTTGTACTGGAAATGAATAAATTCAAGATATAA
- a CDS encoding M3 family oligoendopeptidase, with protein sequence MVTFKDFDYKRPDLEQMKEQTAALLEEFKAATTVDEQSEVIEKLNAIRNTFSTMANIVYVRASIDTNDEYYQKERDHFDEVSPMADELVFNYYTELVKSPFRAQLEEKWGTQLFALAENLLKGFSPAVIELMQKENKLTSEYSKLVASAQIEFDGKTLTLAQLGPYAESTERDVRKAAREATADFFASNKEKFDQIYDELVKLRHEIATKLGFKNYVELGYVNMNRVDYNAEMVAKFREQVREYIVPLATKLYERQAERIGVEDFKFYDEGLTFLTGNAVPQGDPEWIIDNGKKMYEELSKETGEFFNYMIEHDLMDLVAKKGKESGGYCTFIEDYESPFIFSNFNGTSGDIDVLTHEAGHAFQVYSSRNIGIPEYLWPTYESAEIHSMSMEFFTWPWMELFFKDQTDKYKFSHLSSGLLFLPYGVAVDEFQHVVYENPQMSPAERNAAWKEIEAKYLPHRDYDGHDYLESGAIWQRQGHIYSSPFYYIDYTLAQICAFQFWKRSCEDFEGAWKDYLHLCSLGGSFAFTKLVEEAGLISPFDDGCVESVVGTIEDYLNSIDDKKL encoded by the coding sequence TTGGTAACATTTAAAGACTTTGATTATAAACGTCCAGATTTAGAACAAATGAAAGAACAGACAGCAGCATTATTGGAAGAATTTAAAGCTGCAACTACTGTAGATGAACAAAGCGAAGTTATCGAAAAATTAAATGCGATTCGCAACACATTTTCTACAATGGCTAATATCGTCTATGTACGTGCATCAATTGATACAAATGATGAATATTACCAAAAAGAACGTGACCATTTCGATGAAGTAAGCCCAATGGCAGATGAGCTTGTATTTAATTACTATACGGAACTAGTGAAATCGCCATTCCGTGCACAACTGGAAGAAAAATGGGGTACGCAGCTGTTTGCTTTAGCCGAAAACTTATTAAAAGGTTTCTCGCCTGCAGTAATCGAGCTTATGCAAAAGGAAAATAAATTAACATCTGAATACAGCAAACTCGTAGCTTCTGCTCAGATTGAATTTGACGGCAAAACATTGACATTGGCACAGCTTGGACCATATGCAGAATCGACTGAGCGTGATGTTCGAAAAGCAGCACGTGAAGCGACTGCAGACTTTTTTGCTTCAAACAAAGAGAAGTTCGATCAGATTTATGATGAGTTAGTAAAACTTCGTCATGAAATCGCGACAAAGTTAGGCTTTAAAAACTATGTGGAGCTTGGCTATGTCAATATGAACCGTGTTGACTACAACGCAGAGATGGTCGCAAAATTCCGCGAGCAAGTGCGCGAATATATCGTGCCGCTTGCAACAAAACTGTACGAGCGCCAAGCAGAACGTATCGGTGTGGAAGACTTCAAATTCTATGATGAAGGCTTAACATTCCTAACAGGAAATGCCGTTCCTCAAGGTGACCCAGAGTGGATTATCGATAACGGTAAAAAAATGTACGAAGAATTATCTAAAGAAACAGGCGAGTTCTTCAACTATATGATTGAGCATGACCTGATGGATCTTGTTGCGAAAAAAGGTAAGGAAAGCGGCGGATACTGTACGTTTATCGAAGACTACGAATCACCGTTCATTTTCTCGAACTTTAATGGCACATCTGGTGATATCGATGTACTGACACATGAGGCAGGACATGCATTCCAAGTGTATTCAAGCCGAAATATTGGAATCCCGGAATACTTATGGCCGACATATGAATCAGCTGAAATCCATTCTATGAGTATGGAATTTTTTACATGGCCTTGGATGGAGCTATTCTTCAAAGACCAAACAGATAAGTATAAATTCTCGCACTTAAGCAGCGGGCTACTATTCTTGCCATACGGTGTAGCAGTCGATGAGTTCCAGCATGTCGTGTATGAAAATCCACAAATGTCACCTGCCGAGCGCAATGCTGCATGGAAAGAAATCGAAGCGAAGTATTTACCGCATCGTGATTATGATGGCCATGACTATTTAGAATCAGGAGCTATTTGGCAGCGACAAGGCCATATTTATTCATCTCCATTCTATTATATTGACTACACGCTGGCGCAAATTTGTGCATTCCAGTTCTGGAAACGTTCATGCGAAGACTTTGAAGGAGCCTGGAAAGACTATCTGCACCTATGCAGTCTTGGCGGGTCATTTGCTTTCACAAAACTTGTTGAGGAAGCGGGCTTAATCTCGCCATTTGACGACGGCTGTGTGGAGTCGGTTGTAGGAACAATCGAAGACTATTTAAATTCAATCGACGATAAAAAGCTATAA
- a CDS encoding YebC/PmpR family DNA-binding transcriptional regulator produces MGRKWNNIKDKKAGKDAANSRIYAKFGREIYVAAKSGEPNPESNRALKTVLERAKTYSVPKHIIEKAIDKAKGGGDEQFDELRYEGFGVAGTMVIVDALTNNVNRTASEVRAAFGKNGGNMGVSGSAAHMFQNTAVFGIEGKSEDEILEILMEADLDMRDIMDEEGTIIVYVEPEQFHATQEAFKGAGIEEFTVAELTMLPMTDVALTGDDLVKFEKMIDALEDLEDVQRVYHNADLGE; encoded by the coding sequence ATGGGTCGTAAGTGGAATAACATTAAAGATAAAAAGGCTGGGAAAGACGCAGCAAATAGTCGTATCTATGCTAAATTCGGTCGTGAAATTTACGTAGCAGCAAAATCAGGTGAACCAAACCCTGAATCTAACCGTGCATTAAAAACAGTTTTAGAACGTGCAAAAACTTACTCTGTACCGAAACATATTATTGAAAAAGCAATCGACAAAGCAAAAGGCGGCGGCGATGAGCAATTCGATGAGTTACGCTATGAAGGTTTCGGTGTTGCGGGTACAATGGTAATCGTTGATGCGTTAACAAACAACGTAAACCGTACAGCTTCTGAAGTACGTGCAGCATTCGGTAAAAATGGCGGTAACATGGGCGTATCAGGTTCTGCAGCGCATATGTTCCAAAACACAGCTGTATTCGGGATTGAAGGTAAATCAGAAGATGAAATTCTTGAAATTTTAATGGAAGCTGATTTAGATATGCGTGACATCATGGATGAAGAAGGCACAATCATCGTGTATGTTGAGCCGGAACAATTCCATGCAACACAAGAAGCATTTAAAGGAGCAGGCATTGAAGAGTTCACTGTAGCAGAGTTAACGATGCTGCCAATGACAGATGTTGCTTTAACTGGTGATGATTTAGTGAAGTTCGAAAAAATGATTGATGCATTGGAAGATTTGGAAGACGTGCAACGCGTCTACCACAATGCTGATTTAGGCGAATAA
- a CDS encoding NAD-dependent epimerase/dehydratase family protein: protein MKKILVLGGTRFFGRKLVELLLEQKHEVTIVTRGMSENPFGDAVEHIKVDRKDTAAFEKALENRTFDIVYDNICYSPNEAKQLCDLFNGKIGKLVFTSTLSVYDADGKAHSEEDFDPTTYDIIMGDTHEFTYGEGKRLAEAVFYKFAEFPVVAVRFPIVMGEDDYTRRLHFHIERIMNKEPIGFVNMDAEMSFIQATEAARFLQWAGNDNVEGPINATANGAISLKELIALIEEKTGERAKIALLGTEEIRSPYAIPATWYMKNDKAEQLGFSFSKLEDWLTPLVEQIVGTTVKQQ from the coding sequence ATGAAGAAAATCTTAGTATTAGGCGGGACACGATTTTTTGGCCGTAAATTAGTGGAACTTTTATTGGAGCAAAAGCATGAGGTAACAATTGTTACGCGCGGAATGTCGGAGAACCCTTTTGGCGATGCAGTGGAGCATATTAAAGTGGACCGTAAAGATACAGCAGCTTTCGAGAAAGCATTGGAAAACCGTACATTTGATATTGTGTATGATAATATTTGCTATTCGCCAAACGAAGCAAAACAGCTGTGCGATCTATTCAATGGGAAAATCGGCAAGCTTGTTTTCACATCTACATTATCTGTATATGATGCTGATGGGAAGGCGCATTCTGAAGAAGACTTCGATCCGACTACCTATGACATCATCATGGGCGACACACATGAATTTACGTATGGTGAAGGAAAGCGTCTGGCAGAAGCGGTATTTTATAAATTTGCCGAGTTTCCTGTAGTGGCAGTCCGTTTCCCAATTGTTATGGGAGAAGATGATTACACGCGCCGATTGCATTTCCATATTGAGCGCATAATGAATAAAGAACCGATTGGATTTGTGAATATGGATGCGGAAATGTCCTTTATTCAGGCAACAGAAGCGGCTCGATTTTTACAGTGGGCAGGTAATGATAATGTGGAAGGCCCAATTAACGCGACAGCAAATGGTGCGATCTCTTTAAAAGAACTTATTGCTCTTATTGAAGAAAAGACAGGGGAACGTGCCAAAATCGCGCTGCTTGGGACAGAGGAAATCCGTTCGCCATACGCGATTCCCGCAACATGGTATATGAAAAACGACAAGGCGGAGCAATTAGGATTCTCGTTCAGCAAGCTTGAAGACTGGCTGACTCCATTAGTTGAGCAAATTGTAGGAACTACAGTAAAGCAACAGTAA
- a CDS encoding low molecular weight protein-tyrosine-phosphatase, whose translation MKQVLFVCLGNICRSPMAEAVMRDLIAKRGLTDQITVDSAGTSNYHIGEPPHKGTTAKLKEYGIMPTGMLARQLRSSDLDSFDYIVCMDESNVKNTIEMLRAEADAKVFRFLDLTSHQKDVPDPWYTGDFQETYDLCVEGCEALLERILQDIK comes from the coding sequence ATGAAGCAAGTACTATTCGTATGTTTGGGCAATATTTGCCGCTCTCCTATGGCAGAGGCGGTTATGCGTGATTTAATTGCTAAACGCGGTTTGACGGATCAAATTACAGTCGATTCGGCCGGAACGAGCAATTACCATATCGGAGAACCCCCGCATAAAGGAACAACGGCAAAATTAAAAGAATACGGAATTATGCCAACAGGTATGCTTGCAAGACAATTACGCTCGTCCGATTTAGACAGCTTTGACTATATTGTCTGTATGGATGAAAGCAATGTGAAAAATACGATTGAAATGCTGCGTGCAGAAGCAGATGCAAAAGTGTTCCGTTTCCTTGATTTGACGTCACATCAAAAAGATGTACCGGATCCTTGGTATACAGGGGACTTCCAGGAAACCTATGATTTATGTGTAGAAGGCTGTGAGGCATTGCTGGAACGGATATTACAAGATATAAAATGA
- a CDS encoding YjjG family noncanonical pyrimidine nucleotidase: MKDYQFLLFDLDDTLLDFKAAERLALPKLFEAHQLPLTPQIEAVYREINTGLWRSLEEGLITRDFLMETRFGKTFEHFGVEVDGRLLDAEYRGYLAESKVFVEGALELIQTLAPEYELYITSNGLAETQNKRLQVTGLAPYFKQVFVSEDTGYQKPMKPFFDYVFERIPNFDPNKAMIIGDSYSADIIGGVNAGIDTCWLNPSNAVPSTIHPTYEIQTLAQLLPIINSNKAINQQPLGI, encoded by the coding sequence ATGAAGGATTATCAGTTTTTATTGTTTGACTTAGATGATACATTATTGGATTTTAAAGCTGCGGAAAGATTGGCTTTGCCGAAATTATTTGAAGCACATCAGCTGCCATTAACACCTCAAATCGAAGCTGTTTACCGCGAAATTAATACCGGTTTATGGCGCTCGCTTGAAGAAGGGCTGATCACTCGTGACTTTTTGATGGAAACCCGTTTCGGCAAGACATTCGAGCATTTTGGCGTTGAAGTGGATGGCAGGTTATTGGACGCCGAGTACCGTGGCTATTTAGCAGAAAGTAAAGTTTTTGTTGAAGGTGCACTGGAGCTGATTCAAACATTGGCACCTGAATATGAACTGTATATTACATCGAATGGATTGGCGGAGACACAGAATAAACGTCTCCAAGTAACAGGGCTGGCACCTTATTTTAAGCAAGTCTTCGTTTCGGAGGATACTGGCTATCAAAAACCGATGAAGCCATTTTTTGATTATGTGTTTGAACGGATTCCAAATTTTGATCCAAACAAGGCGATGATTATTGGTGATTCTTATAGTGCGGATATTATCGGGGGTGTAAATGCTGGAATCGATACGTGTTGGCTTAACCCGTCGAATGCAGTACCATCAACAATTCATCCGACTTATGAAATACAAACGCTGGCTCAACTTTTGCCCATTATAAACAGTAATAAAGCCATCAATCAACAGCCTTTAGGTATTTAG
- a CDS encoding nuclease-related domain-containing protein, which yields MTLFILVVLIAIIGYFIFKLYKHDNTPFYQLTGYSYFDILLNKSVRTSYQLIKELEHVQGTKKIMVNLQLPVQNEIQTIDALLLHESGIYVVNVKEKSGWINGREQSIEWIELLYKNQKQVFNNPIHETKRLIHTLKDRLPEVDGTIFETIVVFTNDCSFQQIEIQSSDVEVLKIGDLKKWAATIEGKRLSETEIENLYATLETFMQRKNVKLRSKTATSVN from the coding sequence ATGACATTATTTATACTGGTCGTTCTCATTGCGATTATAGGTTACTTTATATTTAAATTATATAAGCATGACAATACACCATTTTATCAGTTGACCGGTTATTCCTATTTTGACATCCTATTGAATAAAAGTGTCCGAACTTCCTACCAGCTTATAAAGGAATTGGAGCATGTTCAAGGTACAAAGAAAATAATGGTGAATCTACAATTACCTGTACAAAATGAAATTCAAACAATTGATGCCCTTTTACTCCATGAATCAGGAATTTATGTAGTGAATGTGAAAGAGAAGTCAGGATGGATAAATGGACGGGAACAGAGCATCGAGTGGATTGAGCTATTGTATAAAAATCAAAAACAAGTATTTAATAACCCAATTCATGAAACGAAGCGTTTAATCCATACATTAAAAGACCGGCTGCCGGAAGTAGATGGTACAATTTTTGAAACAATAGTAGTTTTTACGAATGATTGTTCATTCCAGCAAATTGAGATTCAATCTTCCGATGTAGAAGTGCTGAAAATCGGGGATTTGAAAAAGTGGGCAGCAACAATTGAAGGAAAACGTTTATCGGAGACAGAGATTGAAAATTTGTATGCAACATTAGAAACCTTTATGCAAAGAAAAAATGTGAAATTACGTTCAAAAACGGCCACATCGGTAAATTAA
- a CDS encoding putative RNA methyltransferase — protein sequence MGLLSKRALSIQQFQVNSRLFACPICKKEIEISNEGKMSCLSNHTFDVAKQGYVYMLNRPVQSMYGKELFDSRHTVIQAGIYDRLQAAIAREITVAKPVLLDTGCGEGSHLHRICEQLDRPVGVGIDISKEGIIAAAKYNPEQLWCVGDLANSPFNEQSFDAILNILSPANYDEFKRLLKRGGKVIKVVPQENYLKELRKQAFADSEKESYTNAQTVERFRASFANTEVKRITYTVPLEPYLVQNLLEMTPMGWHIEDKGSIQLQEITIDLDLLIGME from the coding sequence ATGGGTCTATTATCAAAGCGAGCGTTAAGTATTCAGCAGTTTCAAGTCAATAGCCGACTTTTTGCATGCCCTATTTGTAAAAAGGAAATAGAGATTAGTAATGAAGGAAAAATGAGCTGTCTATCGAATCATACATTTGATGTGGCAAAACAAGGCTATGTTTATATGTTAAACCGTCCTGTCCAATCCATGTATGGAAAAGAATTATTCGATTCGCGCCATACAGTTATTCAAGCAGGGATTTACGATCGGTTGCAGGCAGCAATTGCCCGGGAAATCACTGTAGCCAAACCAGTACTTTTAGATACAGGCTGTGGCGAGGGGTCTCATTTACATCGTATTTGCGAACAGCTTGATCGCCCTGTTGGTGTTGGAATCGATATTTCAAAAGAAGGGATAATCGCAGCGGCAAAGTATAATCCCGAACAGCTTTGGTGTGTCGGTGATTTAGCGAATAGTCCGTTCAATGAGCAATCATTTGATGCGATTTTAAATATTTTATCCCCTGCAAATTATGATGAGTTTAAACGTCTATTAAAAAGAGGCGGTAAAGTAATTAAAGTTGTGCCACAGGAAAATTACTTGAAAGAACTGCGTAAACAGGCTTTTGCAGATTCGGAGAAGGAAAGTTATACAAATGCCCAAACGGTAGAGCGTTTCAGGGCAAGTTTTGCAAATACCGAAGTGAAAAGAATTACGTATACAGTACCGCTTGAACCATATTTAGTACAAAACCTGCTAGAAATGACACCGATGGGCTGGCATATTGAAGATAAAGGAAGCATTCAATTACAGGAAATTACAATTGATTTAGATTTATTAATTGGAATGGAGTGA
- a CDS encoding 1-acyl-sn-glycerol-3-phosphate acyltransferase has product MYKFIARLVSGILGVNGAKAKVYGKENIPKEGGFVVACTHNGYIDILNLGISMLPKEVHFMAKKQLFDVKGLGWLITRLNAFPVDRDNPGPSVIKVPRQLIKEGKVVGIFPSGTRSSENSELKAGAVTIAQLAKTEILPAAYIGPKNANGVFKRQKGYLIYGKPFTVGAGKEGREQSVQFLEEELNRLTAHLKEMHPEVK; this is encoded by the coding sequence GTGTATAAATTTATTGCAAGACTTGTATCTGGAATTTTAGGGGTTAACGGAGCAAAGGCTAAGGTATATGGGAAAGAAAATATACCGAAAGAAGGCGGTTTTGTTGTTGCCTGTACTCATAATGGCTATATCGATATTTTGAACCTGGGGATTTCAATGCTGCCAAAAGAAGTACACTTTATGGCTAAGAAACAACTATTTGATGTAAAAGGTTTAGGCTGGCTAATTACGAGATTGAATGCATTCCCTGTGGATCGTGACAATCCGGGACCAAGTGTTATTAAAGTACCTCGCCAGCTTATTAAAGAAGGAAAAGTAGTCGGGATCTTTCCTAGTGGAACACGAAGCTCTGAAAACTCAGAACTGAAAGCCGGTGCAGTGACGATTGCTCAACTGGCGAAGACGGAAATATTACCGGCTGCTTATATCGGTCCGAAAAATGCAAATGGTGTATTCAAACGCCAAAAAGGCTATTTAATTTATGGAAAGCCGTTTACGGTTGGCGCAGGAAAAGAAGGCCGTGAACAATCCGTGCAATTTTTGGAAGAAGAACTGAACCGATTGACAGCACATTTAAAAGAAATGCATCCGGAAGTAAAATAA
- a CDS encoding neutral zinc metallopeptidase has protein sequence MDVKGRRKSSNVEDRRGMSAGKIGGGLGGVGIIIAIIFTLLNGGDAGDVVSEVSKSITQNGATSENYEPTAEEEELAEFVSVVLADTEDIWQQLFADNGLTYENPTLVLFTDSVSSGCGMQSAAVGPFYCPADYKLYIDLSFYKELKNRFDAPGDFAMAYVVAHEVGHHVQTLLGTSEQVHALNGKVSQAKYNEAVKRLELQADYYSGVWAHHVQDKGYLEEGDFEEALTAANAIGDDTLQMEAQGYVVPESFTHGTSEQRMRWFKKGYNAGTLQGGDTFSLEASQL, from the coding sequence ATGGATGTGAAAGGAAGACGAAAAAGCAGTAATGTGGAAGATCGCCGGGGGATGAGTGCCGGGAAAATCGGTGGAGGACTTGGTGGAGTCGGAATAATTATTGCTATTATTTTTACATTGCTTAATGGCGGAGATGCGGGGGATGTTGTTTCGGAAGTATCAAAGAGCATTACGCAAAACGGTGCAACTTCTGAAAACTATGAACCAACCGCTGAAGAAGAGGAACTGGCGGAATTCGTTTCCGTAGTACTTGCGGATACAGAGGATATTTGGCAACAACTGTTTGCTGACAATGGACTGACATACGAAAACCCGACGCTCGTATTATTTACGGACAGCGTAAGTTCCGGATGCGGGATGCAAAGTGCAGCGGTTGGGCCATTTTACTGTCCGGCGGATTATAAGCTTTATATTGATTTAAGTTTTTATAAAGAATTAAAAAACCGATTTGATGCACCGGGTGATTTTGCAATGGCTTATGTAGTGGCACATGAAGTCGGTCACCATGTCCAAACATTGTTGGGTACATCCGAACAAGTACACGCGCTGAACGGAAAAGTATCGCAAGCTAAATATAATGAAGCAGTGAAACGTCTGGAACTTCAGGCGGACTATTACTCGGGTGTATGGGCACACCATGTCCAGGATAAGGGCTATTTGGAAGAAGGCGATTTTGAAGAGGCATTAACGGCAGCGAATGCCATTGGCGACGATACATTGCAGATGGAAGCGCAAGGCTATGTCGTTCCGGAAAGCTTTACACATGGTACAAGCGAACAACGGATGCGCTGGTTCAAAAAAGGCTATAATGCCGGTACACTTCAAGGCGGCGATACATTTAGTTTAGAGGCTTCCCAACTATAA
- a CDS encoding polysaccharide deacetylase family protein: MGKKITVLSILCGILIVVGFRVWTNTPPTYASNKTVVNATYKLPSISNDYINKSSASLNKMMPYYMNDGGAPGRNCTTYIKVENILDNKEADVVQESDQQQKQTEQEANHKRIALTFDDGPHKNVTDQILMTLQKYEVKATFFVLGQNAAKYPDVVKKADAFGHEIANHTWSHKNLTKLNAQQMQAEIDRANDAICDATGKTPTMYRPPFGALDEKVRESIDLTPVLWNIDTLDWQHKTPKKTLANLKAQAKDNGIILMHDIHQQSADALEDVILYLKEEGYEFVTTSQLL, translated from the coding sequence ATGGGCAAAAAAATAACAGTGCTCAGCATATTATGTGGAATATTAATAGTTGTCGGTTTTCGTGTATGGACTAATACACCGCCAACTTATGCTAGCAATAAAACGGTAGTGAATGCTACTTATAAATTGCCGTCCATTTCCAATGATTATATAAACAAGTCGTCCGCCAGCTTAAATAAAATGATGCCGTATTATATGAATGACGGCGGGGCACCGGGCAGAAATTGTACAACATACATAAAGGTTGAAAATATATTGGATAATAAGGAGGCAGATGTTGTACAAGAAAGTGATCAGCAGCAAAAACAAACAGAACAGGAAGCCAATCACAAAAGAATTGCACTTACGTTCGATGACGGCCCCCATAAAAATGTGACCGACCAAATTTTAATGACACTGCAAAAGTATGAAGTGAAAGCAACATTTTTTGTACTCGGTCAAAACGCTGCAAAGTATCCTGATGTCGTAAAAAAAGCGGATGCTTTCGGTCATGAAATTGCCAATCATACGTGGAGCCACAAAAACTTAACGAAGCTAAACGCACAACAAATGCAAGCGGAAATCGACCGGGCAAACGACGCAATTTGTGATGCAACAGGGAAGACGCCTACGATGTACCGTCCGCCATTTGGAGCATTGGACGAAAAAGTACGGGAATCGATTGATTTAACGCCGGTACTCTGGAATATCGATACACTTGACTGGCAGCATAAAACACCTAAAAAGACATTGGCGAATCTAAAGGCACAAGCAAAGGACAATGGCATTATTTTGATGCATGATATTCACCAGCAATCAGCAGATGCATTAGAGGATGTCATATTGTATTTGAAAGAAGAAGGCTATGAATTTGTGACAACGAGCCAACTATTATAG